The Microcoleus sp. FACHB-831 genome has a window encoding:
- a CDS encoding GFA family protein translates to MHEQQSTYEGGCHCGKVRFRVVVDKHEADDCNCSICSKKGFLHLIVPPESFTLLSGAEDLTTYTFNTGVAKHTFCRHCGIHPFYRPRSHPDCFDVNVRCLDGDALSRFRLVPFDGANWEQNIHLLRNRES, encoded by the coding sequence ATGCATGAACAACAAAGTACCTACGAAGGGGGGTGTCACTGCGGCAAGGTTCGCTTTCGTGTCGTTGTTGACAAACACGAAGCAGATGATTGTAACTGCTCTATATGTAGTAAGAAGGGCTTCTTACACCTAATAGTGCCCCCCGAAAGTTTTACATTGCTCAGTGGGGCTGAGGATCTAACTACATATACCTTTAATACAGGCGTTGCTAAACATACTTTTTGTCGCCATTGTGGAATTCATCCGTTTTATCGACCGCGATCGCATCCTGATTGCTTCGATGTCAACGTCCGCTGTTTAGATGGCGACGCCCTCTCTCGATTTCGCCTAGTTCCCTTCGACGGCGCTAACTGGGAACAAAATATCCACCTTCTCAGAAATCGGGAATCTTAA
- a CDS encoding OmpA family protein yields MALAKKNSHDRKQPEDKNGSSIEPKSATVAPLDGLLNLLVDLSFRNQTEQTPVESLNGNNEAARVGDDLSKEPEAQYLEDTQELEPAPKSSNQQQNGNGSSSDTNSLRPAATLDGLLNLLMDGQVVKETEETPVESLKRNNDAARVFEELSKDLEAQQLQDEQAEISKENKIPSAIALDEDEAEAPKKTASSSAIALDDEQAKDTTLDDISDAIALEYDDSEVALDRLRNLLLTPELADSKKLMISFREKIASLEHKIYQPAELINLLLPLIGAVLTRSIAEAKEEVVEAIAPVIDQMIHTRTEQDKLAMGSALAPLIATAISRQINDSPDEIAKAIGPTMGKAITEQVTVERDSMVDALYPVIGSTIAKYMAEALREINQKVENAMSVEGISRKIRAKMQGASEAELILKEAMPLTIQAIFLIHKASGLVISEVQSSEIMRLESEMVAGMLTAIRSFVNDCITQSGSVSEIDAIDYGNCKIMLEVAGYSYLAVVVQGQPNRLFIKKMRRTLTTIIAKYGKSIESFDGDTSTIPEQVNFLLQIFMGAFSKVQKHKGPPSLLILAWAILGLIGVPWGIYQYRGWIESRIEAKVALALASAPELSVYRLDADARDGMLALSGRVPNNYLRQKAAQIASLAEPSLKLDNKILAVEVPADPVVAASEVQRVTYILNQMDGVAISAKMEAGKVTVEGKVRQVEDAAKINQAFEQIPGVRSVINTVQQGQLDLQTRIYFDEGSSDLKPEHIGKFIQVKEFLNSHPEVHITIVGHSDINGNSLTNQRVAIARAEMVRDALISQGIDYTRLQVEGRTNRPLDVDTNQPLWLSRCVEFEVRETGTKS; encoded by the coding sequence ATGGCTTTAGCAAAAAAAAACTCACACGACAGAAAGCAGCCAGAGGATAAAAATGGCTCTTCAATTGAGCCGAAATCCGCAACGGTGGCACCCCTTGACGGCTTGCTGAATCTACTGGTTGACTTGTCCTTCAGAAACCAAACGGAACAAACCCCGGTTGAGTCGCTCAACGGCAACAACGAAGCAGCAAGGGTAGGTGATGATTTGTCAAAAGAGCCAGAAGCGCAATATTTGGAAGATACGCAAGAGTTAGAGCCAGCGCCAAAAAGCAGCAATCAGCAACAGAATGGGAATGGCTCTTCAAGCGATACGAATTCCCTTCGGCCAGCAGCAACTCTGGATGGGTTGCTAAATCTGCTGATGGACGGACAAGTAGTTAAAGAAACTGAAGAAACCCCAGTTGAGTCGCTCAAACGCAACAACGATGCAGCCAGGGTGTTTGAGGAGTTGTCCAAAGATTTAGAAGCGCAACAGTTGCAAGATGAGCAAGCCGAAATTTCTAAGGAGAATAAGATCCCAAGCGCGATCGCTCTAGATGAAGATGAGGCAGAAGCTCCTAAAAAAACTGCAAGTTCAAGCGCGATCGCTCTAGATGATGAACAAGCCAAAGATACTACTCTAGATGATATTTCAGACGCGATCGCTCTAGAATATGATGATTCAGAAGTAGCGCTCGATCGTCTGCGAAATCTTTTGCTAACTCCTGAACTTGCAGATTCTAAAAAGTTGATGATCAGCTTTAGAGAAAAAATTGCAAGTCTTGAACATAAGATTTATCAACCTGCCGAGTTAATTAATTTACTTTTACCTTTGATTGGTGCTGTTCTAACTCGTAGTATTGCTGAAGCCAAGGAAGAAGTTGTCGAGGCGATCGCTCCCGTCATCGACCAAATGATTCATACCAGAACCGAGCAGGATAAACTTGCAATGGGTTCTGCTCTAGCACCTCTGATTGCAACAGCAATTTCTCGACAGATCAACGATTCTCCCGATGAAATCGCCAAAGCAATCGGCCCAACAATGGGAAAAGCGATCACGGAGCAGGTTACTGTTGAGCGGGACTCGATGGTTGATGCCCTCTACCCCGTCATCGGCAGTACAATTGCCAAATATATGGCAGAAGCTCTGCGCGAAATTAATCAAAAAGTCGAAAATGCCATGAGCGTGGAGGGTATCTCTCGCAAGATCCGCGCCAAAATGCAAGGAGCCTCAGAAGCAGAACTGATACTCAAGGAGGCAATGCCCCTTACAATTCAAGCCATTTTCTTGATTCACAAAGCTTCCGGTTTGGTGATTTCCGAAGTGCAATCATCTGAAATCATGCGCCTAGAGTCCGAAATGGTAGCGGGAATGCTAACAGCTATCCGGAGCTTTGTTAATGACTGTATAACTCAGTCTGGCAGCGTGTCAGAAATTGATGCCATTGACTATGGCAATTGTAAGATTATGTTGGAAGTGGCGGGCTATTCTTACCTAGCTGTAGTAGTTCAAGGACAACCAAACCGACTTTTTATCAAAAAAATGCGAAGAACGCTGACTACCATTATTGCCAAATATGGTAAAAGCATCGAGTCGTTTGATGGAGATACTTCAACTATCCCAGAGCAGGTAAATTTTCTCCTGCAAATTTTCATGGGCGCCTTTTCAAAGGTGCAAAAGCATAAGGGTCCTCCTAGCTTGTTGATTCTTGCCTGGGCGATTTTAGGCTTAATTGGCGTGCCTTGGGGAATTTATCAGTATCGTGGCTGGATTGAAAGCCGCATCGAGGCTAAGGTGGCTTTAGCATTAGCCTCTGCCCCGGAGCTTTCAGTTTATCGTCTGGATGCCGATGCGCGTGACGGAATGCTAGCGCTTTCTGGAAGGGTGCCAAATAATTATTTACGCCAAAAAGCTGCACAAATTGCCTCGTTAGCCGAACCATCTTTGAAGTTAGATAATAAGATTTTAGCTGTTGAAGTACCTGCCGATCCCGTCGTGGCAGCTTCTGAGGTACAACGAGTGACATATATCCTGAATCAGATGGATGGTGTTGCCATTTCAGCCAAAATGGAAGCAGGTAAAGTTACCGTTGAGGGAAAAGTGCGACAGGTGGAAGATGCGGCGAAAATTAACCAGGCTTTTGAGCAAATTCCGGGGGTTCGCTCTGTAATTAACACTGTGCAACAGGGACAATTAGACCTTCAAACTCGAATTTATTTCGACGAGGGTTCCTCTGATTTAAAACCAGAACATATAGGTAAATTTATTCAGGTTAAAGAGTTTTTGAATAGCCATCCCGAAGTACATATCACGATAGTCGGCCATAGCGATATAAACGGCAATTCTTTGACAAATCAGCGAGTTGCCATAGCGAGAGCGGAAATGGTACGCGATGCTTTAATAAGTCAAGGCATTGATTATACGCGACTGCAAGTTGAAGGTAGGACAAATCGCCCTCTCGATGTCGATACCAATCAACCGCTTTGGTTAAGTAGATGTGTAGAATTTGAAGTGAGAGAAACAGGTACTAAAAGTTAA
- a CDS encoding adenylate/guanylate cyclase domain-containing protein translates to MNSILSKLLIPPNMAYLTIDAELIIQDTSLDVQRFAESPDKLMVGEDIRLSFPELIGVEDSLIAVSEGRQDSFELKGIGRGLDNNQTIYFNLYAIEKPEQNLLSKLVILFEDVTEKLILEQTLIQASNETSLLLSTISASKDYIDKIIAFIADALIVTTKAGKIKRVNQAAENVFGYAEQELINQPISKIIEDGDFLIQVIQQYPLSAGESLKDVEVVCQTKSGKKVTVEFSCSVIQTDIDNLQDYIYLGRDVTARQRDQKRLVAQYATARALSESATIKQAIPKILLAICESLGWALGELWMPEEDERGEATGGTQNSAQNQKSLRCVESWSRPSVAMQEFSAIARETSLALGVGLAGRVWQSGSPYWISDVTNDRNFGHRAIAAKAGLHAAFGFPIQSDNEVLGVITFYSREVQHNDNELLQMMSAVGSQVGQFIKRKRAEAALAESEERYRDLFENASDLIQSVAADGHFLYVNRAWKETLGYSESEVTTMNMLDIIHPDCRTDCMAIFHRAMLGEKIDRVKAEFITKDRQKICVEGSVNCKFIDGQPIATRAMFRDITQRLAAEEALRHQQEQTERLLLNILPLPIADRLKQNETTIADDFASVTVMFADLVGFTSLSARTSPTEMVEILNVIFSEFDQLAEQHGLEKIKTIGDAYMVVGGLPMPMENHPAAIAEMALDMQDIMAQFREETGKSLNIRIGINTGPVVAGVIGMKKFIYDLWGDTVNVASRMESHGLPNRIQVTTATYEHLQNQYLFEERGAIQVKGKGKMTTYLLIGRIPN, encoded by the coding sequence ATGAATTCCATTTTGAGCAAATTATTAATACCGCCGAACATGGCGTATCTGACAATTGATGCGGAGTTAATCATCCAAGATACATCATTGGACGTGCAACGATTTGCCGAATCCCCCGATAAATTAATGGTGGGGGAGGATATACGCCTGAGTTTTCCTGAACTAATAGGAGTTGAAGATAGCTTAATCGCGGTAAGTGAAGGGCGGCAGGATAGTTTCGAGTTAAAGGGTATTGGGCGGGGGTTAGATAATAATCAGACTATATATTTTAATTTATATGCAATTGAAAAACCGGAACAAAATTTACTGTCCAAACTGGTAATTTTGTTTGAAGACGTAACGGAAAAACTGATATTAGAGCAAACGTTAATACAGGCATCAAATGAAACAAGTTTGTTGTTAAGTACGATATCAGCTTCTAAAGATTATATAGATAAAATTATTGCTTTTATTGCAGATGCCTTAATAGTAACTACAAAGGCAGGAAAGATAAAAAGAGTAAATCAAGCCGCTGAGAATGTATTTGGTTATGCAGAGCAAGAATTAATTAATCAGCCAATATCAAAGATTATCGAAGACGGAGATTTTTTAATACAAGTAATTCAACAGTATCCGTTATCGGCGGGGGAATCTTTAAAAGATGTTGAAGTAGTTTGCCAGACTAAAAGCGGAAAAAAGGTGACTGTTGAATTTTCCTGCTCAGTTATTCAAACAGATATTGACAATTTACAAGATTATATATATTTAGGTCGGGATGTTACGGCTCGCCAGCGCGACCAAAAGCGTTTGGTAGCTCAGTATGCTACTGCCCGCGCCCTTTCAGAATCAGCAACAATTAAGCAGGCAATACCAAAAATACTGCTAGCGATTTGTGAAAGTTTAGGATGGGCTTTAGGCGAACTCTGGATGCCAGAGGAAGATGAAAGGGGGGAGGCGACTGGGGGAACGCAAAACTCAGCCCAAAATCAAAAATCGCTACGGTGTGTCGAAAGTTGGTCTAGGCCATCGGTTGCTATGCAAGAGTTTAGCGCGATCGCCAGAGAAACTTCCTTGGCATTAGGCGTTGGGTTGGCGGGTCGCGTTTGGCAGTCCGGTTCCCCATACTGGATAAGCGATGTCACCAACGATAGGAATTTCGGACATAGGGCGATCGCTGCCAAAGCAGGATTGCACGCGGCGTTTGGGTTTCCCATCCAGAGTGATAATGAAGTTTTGGGCGTAATAACTTTCTATAGTCGGGAAGTTCAGCACAACGATAACGAACTGCTCCAGATGATGAGTGCTGTTGGCAGCCAAGTTGGTCAGTTTATCAAGCGCAAACGCGCAGAGGCAGCCCTTGCAGAAAGCGAAGAAAGATATCGAGATTTGTTTGAAAACGCTAGCGACCTAATTCAGTCCGTCGCTGCCGATGGCCATTTTTTGTATGTTAATCGTGCTTGGAAAGAGACGCTGGGATATAGCGAATCTGAAGTCACCACGATGAATATGTTAGACATTATTCATCCAGACTGTAGAACAGACTGTATGGCGATTTTCCATAGAGCGATGCTAGGAGAAAAAATCGATCGAGTTAAAGCAGAATTTATTACCAAAGATAGGCAAAAGATCTGCGTTGAAGGTAGCGTCAATTGTAAATTTATAGATGGTCAGCCAATTGCCACGAGGGCGATGTTCCGGGACATCACTCAGCGTCTCGCCGCAGAAGAAGCACTGCGTCATCAACAGGAACAAACCGAACGCCTGTTGCTGAATATTTTGCCGCTTCCGATTGCAGATCGGCTGAAACAAAATGAAACAACTATTGCGGATGACTTTGCCTCAGTGACGGTGATGTTTGCCGATCTCGTTGGTTTTACCAGTCTTTCGGCTCGGACTTCCCCCACAGAAATGGTTGAAATACTGAATGTAATTTTCTCCGAATTTGACCAACTCGCTGAACAACATGGGTTAGAGAAAATAAAAACCATCGGAGATGCTTATATGGTGGTGGGCGGGCTGCCAATGCCAATGGAAAACCACCCTGCTGCGATCGCCGAAATGGCACTCGATATGCAAGACATAATGGCTCAATTCCGCGAGGAAACTGGTAAATCTTTAAACATCCGTATTGGTATCAATACTGGCCCAGTAGTTGCAGGTGTAATTGGTATGAAAAAATTTATTTATGACCTTTGGGGTGACACTGTAAATGTCGCTAGCCGTATGGAATCACATGGGTTGCCAAATCGGATTCAGGTTACAACAGCAACATACGAACACTTGCAAAACCAATATTTATTTGAAGAAAGGGGCGCGATCCAAGTTAAAGGCAAGGGTAAAATGACTACTTATCTCCTAATTGGCAGAATACCTAATTAA
- a CDS encoding chloride channel protein, whose product MTATPSSNVLVSEQPAPTSPDRSLTSVLNRLEPSPETVVLLLAVLIGTATGMGVVTFHYLIHAIHSLMLENLMGVIFGWGAWTLACVPTVGGLIVGLMRLASPDFGPSISSLIAATQGVQKLLPLRPVTKMVAAAVSLGSGASLGPEGPSVEIGANFGMLLGQVLQVSRERQQLLLGAGAAAGLAAGFNAPIAGVFFALEVVLGTTFATSAVSVVLLAAVVASLIAQIGLGAQPAFTLPVYEVRSPLVELPLYLILGVLASLVSLTYTQSIALARRCFRGQVPGLGWLGSIPRPIQPVIGGLCVGLAALQWPQILGIGYETVEAILQDVHFSLAVIVSLLVVKLVMTAISLGSGLVGGIFAPAMFLGATLGTAYGKILAAIIPIGSVNIAAPPAYAMVGMAAVLAGSARAPLTAILLMFELTRDYRIVLPLMAAVGLSIWLVERLKFTPAKSQNLQQMGINVEKDQNREILQEISVAEAMHQQSPVLSGLLPVIEAGLALTSSQSRSALVVDDGDRIIGIVTLQDINRAIARAETDLATANLAAMPLADICTTELLYANPDEPLADALDRMAARGLHQLPVVERDNPQVVLGVLEQEHIATVCSVALTRKALLRHLPLPPLPNAISIPPLKQTA is encoded by the coding sequence ATGACCGCCACTCCTTCCTCAAACGTACTGGTATCCGAACAGCCAGCACCTACTTCTCCCGATCGTAGTCTAACTAGCGTTCTCAACCGATTAGAACCATCACCAGAAACTGTCGTTCTGCTCTTAGCGGTATTAATTGGCACCGCTACGGGCATGGGCGTGGTCACGTTCCACTATTTGATTCACGCGATCCACAGCTTAATGCTGGAAAATTTGATGGGGGTAATTTTTGGCTGGGGTGCTTGGACTCTAGCCTGCGTTCCCACGGTGGGAGGGCTAATTGTTGGCTTAATGCGCCTTGCTTCGCCTGACTTTGGCCCCAGCATTTCCTCCCTGATAGCCGCCACTCAAGGCGTACAAAAATTATTACCTCTGCGTCCCGTCACTAAAATGGTCGCCGCTGCCGTTTCATTAGGCTCCGGTGCATCGTTAGGCCCAGAAGGCCCCAGCGTCGAAATTGGCGCAAATTTTGGGATGCTATTGGGTCAAGTGCTGCAAGTCTCTAGAGAGCGACAGCAGTTACTTTTGGGCGCGGGTGCTGCTGCTGGTTTGGCTGCTGGGTTTAATGCCCCGATTGCTGGGGTCTTTTTTGCCCTAGAGGTAGTATTGGGAACTACCTTTGCAACTTCAGCGGTTAGTGTTGTGTTGCTAGCAGCGGTTGTGGCGTCTTTGATTGCTCAGATTGGATTGGGTGCCCAACCAGCTTTTACGCTCCCAGTATATGAAGTCCGCAGCCCCTTAGTGGAATTACCCCTGTACTTAATCTTAGGGGTGTTGGCAAGCCTTGTATCCCTCACCTACACTCAATCCATCGCTCTGGCGCGGCGTTGCTTTCGGGGTCAGGTTCCGGGCTTGGGGTGGTTGGGAAGCATACCCCGACCGATTCAGCCAGTTATTGGGGGACTGTGCGTGGGTTTGGCAGCATTGCAGTGGCCGCAAATCCTGGGCATTGGCTACGAAACAGTAGAAGCCATACTTCAGGATGTTCACTTTTCTTTGGCGGTAATAGTGTCCCTTCTGGTTGTCAAGCTGGTGATGACGGCGATTAGTTTGGGTAGCGGCTTAGTGGGCGGCATATTTGCTCCGGCGATGTTTCTGGGTGCAACGCTAGGCACTGCTTACGGAAAAATTTTGGCGGCAATAATACCTATAGGGAGCGTAAATATTGCTGCACCGCCCGCTTACGCGATGGTAGGGATGGCGGCTGTTTTGGCTGGAAGTGCCCGCGCACCTCTAACGGCGATTTTGTTAATGTTTGAGCTGACGCGGGACTACCGCATTGTTTTGCCTCTAATGGCGGCGGTTGGTCTGAGCATTTGGCTAGTGGAGCGACTTAAGTTCACCCCTGCCAAAAGTCAGAACTTACAACAGATGGGAATTAATGTTGAGAAAGATCAGAATAGGGAAATTCTGCAAGAAATATCAGTGGCAGAAGCGATGCACCAACAGTCTCCGGTGTTAAGCGGTTTGCTGCCTGTGATAGAAGCGGGTTTGGCATTAACTAGCAGTCAGTCTCGCAGTGCGTTGGTGGTTGATGATGGCGATCGCATTATTGGTATTGTTACTTTACAAGATATCAATCGAGCGATCGCGCGTGCCGAAACTGACTTAGCAACTGCCAATCTTGCTGCAATGCCCCTTGCTGATATTTGCACTACTGAATTACTTTATGCTAACCCTGACGAACCTTTGGCTGACGCTCTAGACCGTATGGCAGCACGCGGTCTCCACCAGCTACCCGTAGTTGAACGCGATAATCCCCAAGTTGTGTTAGGTGTCCTCGAACAGGAACACATTGCCACTGTTTGTAGTGTGGCGCTGACGCGCAAGGCACTGCTTCGTCATCTCCCCTTGCCCCCCCTGCCCAATGCAATTTCTATCCCGCCACTCAAACAAACTGCTTGA
- a CDS encoding RrF2 family transcriptional regulator, whose translation MKLTTKGHYSVKALLDLSLQPGYGPTSVKAIAHRQELPAPYLEKLLIEMRRAGLVRSVRGAQGGYQLARKPAQISLGQILEAVGETVEPLPRHEPDATQAEDWVTFTLWHRLHQKLKEALYSISLADLYYDARSWQASQGQETSFII comes from the coding sequence ATGAAGTTAACGACCAAGGGGCACTATAGTGTAAAAGCGTTGCTGGATCTGAGCCTACAGCCGGGATATGGCCCGACTTCAGTTAAAGCGATCGCGCACCGCCAAGAGCTTCCAGCACCCTATCTAGAAAAACTACTGATTGAGATGCGTCGAGCTGGTTTAGTCCGCTCGGTTAGAGGAGCGCAGGGGGGTTATCAACTAGCACGCAAACCCGCCCAAATTTCTCTCGGACAAATCTTAGAAGCTGTCGGCGAAACTGTTGAACCTCTCCCCCGTCACGAACCAGATGCTACTCAAGCAGAAGACTGGGTGACATTTACTTTATGGCATCGACTCCACCAAAAACTTAAGGAAGCATTGTATAGTATTTCTCTTGCAGACCTATACTATGATGCTCGCAGTTGGCAAGCCTCACAGGGGCAAGAAACCAGCTTTATTATTTAG
- a CDS encoding AbrB family transcriptional regulator yields the protein MTKTKKKIDPLTGETLIKKVKELGNSSKEEKARACGYYTITKNGVERVNMMKFLNALIDAEGIELDSKSNGNGRGGRSASYRISVQSNGNLLIGSAYTKQMGLKSGDEFEISLGRKHIHLKQLDADDEVESEAEAS from the coding sequence ATGACTAAAACCAAGAAAAAGATTGACCCTCTTACGGGTGAAACGCTGATTAAGAAAGTTAAAGAGCTGGGGAATTCCAGCAAAGAAGAAAAGGCGAGAGCCTGTGGCTACTACACCATTACTAAAAATGGTGTGGAGCGCGTCAATATGATGAAGTTCCTCAATGCGCTCATCGATGCTGAGGGCATTGAGTTAGACAGCAAATCAAACGGTAACGGACGCGGTGGACGCAGTGCAAGCTACCGCATTAGCGTACAGTCCAATGGCAATTTGCTGATTGGCTCTGCTTATACCAAACAGATGGGTCTGAAGTCAGGAGATGAGTTTGAAATCTCTTTGGGAAGAAAGCACATTCATCTGAAACAACTTGACGCTGACGACGAAGTGGAATCAGAAGCAGAAGCCTCCTAA
- a CDS encoding PAS domain-containing sensor histidine kinase, giving the protein MNQLFNHLLALLAPRHIEYVALDDSLKIIDTSLGVQRFADRPEMAIPGQDVRIAFPEIVGIEDSFKAILQGKLSNFNLKGIARSSEQNPPLYINMYVLLSKDEKLYINRLIVLFEDVTETMVLQQQLIQSANEANLLLSRVNSSEKYINKIISSMGDALLVTTTQGNIKTINQAAIDLFGYSEEELIKSSILMIIDNPIFILQATQAPPFSEAESLKNVEVICNTKSGKQITVAFSCSAIESDIEGEPNYVYIGRDITLAKRAQAEILQALAKERELNEFKSRFVSMVSHEFGNPINTIIMSVELLKIYSKQTNKKDKAEYINYIQIAARQMAQLLKDVLLIGKSEAGRLDFELAPLDLVKFCRDLVEQIKISTGCKEKLIFNHTPSIEFEQSSGINVEDEKKQPLMDEKLLRHILTNLLSNAVKYSPQGGNVYFNLSSHNGEAIFQIKDEGIGIPPADQKQLFQSFHRAKNVGKIPGTGLGLAIVKQCVDLHAGTIDVSSEVGVGTTFTVKIPLNNRSLINIED; this is encoded by the coding sequence ATGAATCAACTTTTTAATCACTTATTGGCACTTTTAGCCCCACGCCACATAGAATATGTGGCATTGGACGATAGCTTAAAAATCATAGACACCTCCTTGGGAGTACAACGATTTGCAGATCGTCCCGAAATGGCAATACCCGGCCAAGATGTCCGCATTGCATTTCCGGAAATTGTAGGAATTGAAGATAGTTTTAAGGCCATACTTCAAGGAAAGCTAAGTAATTTTAACTTAAAAGGTATTGCTAGATCTTCAGAGCAAAACCCTCCTTTATATATTAATATGTATGTACTGCTAAGCAAAGATGAAAAATTATATATTAATCGATTGATTGTGCTTTTTGAAGATGTAACAGAAACAATGGTGTTGCAGCAACAATTAATACAAAGTGCGAACGAGGCGAACCTATTATTAAGTAGAGTAAATTCTTCAGAAAAATATATTAATAAAATTATTTCTTCCATGGGAGATGCGTTGTTAGTAACAACAACCCAAGGAAATATTAAAACAATAAACCAAGCCGCAATAGATTTATTTGGATATAGCGAAGAGGAATTAATAAAAAGTTCTATATTAATGATTATTGACAATCCTATTTTTATATTACAAGCGACTCAAGCTCCTCCATTCTCAGAAGCTGAGTCGTTGAAAAACGTAGAGGTTATTTGTAATACAAAAAGTGGTAAACAAATTACAGTTGCGTTTTCTTGTTCAGCAATTGAGAGTGACATAGAGGGAGAGCCAAACTATGTTTATATCGGTAGGGATATCACTCTAGCCAAACGAGCGCAGGCAGAAATCCTCCAAGCTTTGGCAAAAGAAAGGGAATTAAACGAATTTAAATCCCGCTTTGTATCAATGGTATCGCACGAGTTTGGCAACCCAATAAATACAATAATAATGTCGGTTGAGTTGCTGAAAATATATAGTAAGCAAACTAATAAAAAAGATAAAGCTGAATATATTAATTATATTCAGATAGCCGCTAGACAGATGGCTCAATTATTAAAAGATGTACTGCTCATCGGCAAATCTGAAGCGGGCAGATTAGACTTTGAACTAGCACCGCTAGATTTGGTAAAATTTTGTCGAGATTTGGTAGAACAAATAAAAATTTCTACTGGCTGCAAAGAAAAACTTATTTTTAACCACACGCCATCTATTGAGTTTGAACAAAGCAGCGGTATAAATGTGGAGGATGAAAAAAAACAGCCTTTAATGGATGAAAAGCTGCTAAGGCATATTCTCACCAATTTGCTTTCTAATGCTGTTAAATATTCACCCCAAGGAGGCAATGTATATTTTAATTTATCAAGTCACAATGGAGAGGCGATATTCCAGATTAAAGATGAAGGTATCGGTATCCCTCCCGCAGACCAAAAACAACTGTTTCAATCTTTCCATAGAGCGAAAAACGTAGGCAAAATTCCTGGTACAGGGTTAGGATTAGCCATCGTAAAGCAGTGTGTAGATTTACACGCTGGCACAATTGATGTGTCGAGTGAAGTTGGGGTGGGTACTACTTTTACAGTCAAGATTCCCTTGAACAACAGGTCTCTAATTAATATTGAAGATTAG
- a CDS encoding Rab family GTPase, whose protein sequence is MSGISKKMCLIGDFGVGKTSLIRRFVDRQFSDRYLSTVGVKISRKNVELENVKQQEKLGVQLLIWDLEGHTKFKGIAPSYLQGASGAVVVADVTRQETIERIPEHINLFFSVNPKAVVILALNKSDLVDEEKMEKIENLIPNSERERVLSIYQTSAKTGTQVDDIFQNLSYGMIKPA, encoded by the coding sequence ATGTCTGGAATATCGAAAAAAATGTGTTTAATTGGTGACTTTGGCGTAGGTAAGACCAGCCTGATTCGCCGCTTTGTCGATCGCCAGTTTAGCGATCGGTATCTGTCAACCGTAGGCGTAAAAATTTCACGCAAAAACGTTGAATTAGAAAACGTAAAACAGCAGGAAAAGTTAGGAGTGCAATTGCTGATATGGGACTTAGAAGGCCATACAAAATTTAAGGGTATCGCACCTTCGTATCTACAGGGAGCCAGCGGTGCCGTAGTAGTGGCAGATGTCACCCGTCAAGAAACTATAGAGCGAATTCCAGAACATATCAATTTGTTCTTTTCTGTAAATCCCAAAGCCGTCGTTATATTAGCATTAAATAAATCAGACTTAGTGGATGAAGAAAAAATGGAAAAAATAGAAAATTTGATACCAAATTCAGAACGCGAACGAGTATTATCCATTTATCAAACTTCCGCAAAGACAGGTACGCAAGTTGACGACATTTTTCAAAACTTATCTTATGGAATGATAAAACCTGCATGA